From a single Botrytis cinerea B05.10 chromosome 16, complete sequence genomic region:
- the Bcbfr2 gene encoding Bcbfr2, with translation MAKSKNLAKQIKELEDPVPKDFDPEDDKPAQESGSESGDESDDGLAGTEHYVQVGKSKLRKPEEVALGPQYAGSRVTREQLMNGDDEGESDSVYESVDEEAKFEGMEFNGEFDDMEVDSDEALAESDEEKFKDFVFRGSGKPKKPVDTKKPSDVNGIKKRPTAADFMSDSGEEGVRLSEEDDDEDLEDGEEDETDEDILDVDAQHADSMDENSDEEDDSKNPDQSGDEEIGSDEESEEEASGDDENDEDEQARRAELRKIMGEEQKTVVATISQAAKADADKGNAVKQQRKAFDSLLNVRIRLQKALVATNSLAAADDKDQEDTDENPFQAAEEAAIKLWNTIDGLRHDLSKAASTSKAGQKRKRGIDSATSSSAIWERMQASEIANIDNRQTVLEKWSSKVRATTALPISRKLNPNAPQQSITSLLQDTLSSSEHLISRTKVPRSCAPVQKQMKLTTDPNIYDDADFYQLLLKELLDQRMVDSSSAAAGEAGKPMQWTAVKEAKTRKNVDTKASKGRKMKFTVHEKLQNFMAPEDRNTWEESARDRFFATLLGRKLDLGEGGDEEDVSDDEVNNEEAGLMLFRS, from the exons atgGCGAAATCAAAGAATTTGGCAAAACAAATCAAGGAATTGGAGGATCCTGTCCCCAAGG ACTTCGATCCAGAAGATGATAAGCCGGCGCAAGAGAGCGGTTCGGAAAGTGGTGATGAGAGTGATGATGGATTGGCGGGGACAGAACATTATGTTCAAGTTGG AAAGAGCAAGCTCCGAAAACCAGAAGAAGTCGCACTTGGCCCTCAGTATGCCGGATCTCGAGTCACTCGCGAACAATTGATGAATGGCGACGATGAAGGTGAATCCGACTCTGTATATGAAagtgttgatgaagaggcaAAATTCGAGGGAATGGAATTCAATGGGGAATTTGACGATATGGAGGTCGATAGTGATGAGGCTTTGGCGGAGAGCGACGAGGAAAAGTTCAAGGATTTTGTCTTCCGGGGAAGTGGAAAGCCGAAGAAGCCTGTTGACACAAAAAAACCTTCGGATGTCAATGGCATTAAGAAAAGGCCTACTGCTGCCGATTTCATGTCTGACAGTGGTGAGGAGGGTGTGAGATTGTctgaagaggatgatgacgaggatcTTGAGGACggagaggaggatgaaaCCGATGAAGATATCTTGGATGTTGATGCTCAACATGCCGACTCCATGGACGAAAATTCTGACGAAGAGGATGATTCGAAAAATCCTGACCAGAGTGGTGATGAGGAAATTGGTAGTGATGAAgagagtgaagaagaagcatcTGGCGACGACGAAAACGATGAAGACGAGCAGGCAAGACGTGCTGAACTGCGAAAGATCATGGGAGAAGAACAGAAAACAGTTGTCGCAACAATTTCTCAAGCAGCAAAGGCAGATGCAGACAAGGGTAATGCTGTGAAGCAACAGCGCAAAGCATTCGATTCCCTTCTCAATGTTCGTATTCGCCTTCAGAAAGCTTTAGTAGCTACCAACTCGCTAGCTGCGGCCGATGATAAAGACCAGGAGGACACCGATGAGAATCCTTTCCAAGCCGCAGAAGAAGCTGCTATTAAGTTATGGAACACAATTGATGGGCTTCGACACGATCTTTCAAAGGCGGCCAGTACGTCCAAAGCAGGACAGAAACGGAAGCGCGGCATTGATTCCgccacttcttcttctgccatCTGGGAGCGAATGCAAGCTTCCGAGATTGCAAATATTGACAATCGACAAACTGTCCTTGAAAAGTGGTCTAGCAAAGTCCGTGCTACAACAGCCCTCCCTATCTCCCGCAAACTCAACCCCAATGCACctcaacaatcaatcacttctcttcttcaagataCACTCTCCAGCTCTGAACATCTCATTTCCCGCACCAAGGTCCCTCGCTCTTGCGCTCCTGTTCAGAAACAAATGAAGCTTACCACCGATCCAAACATTTACGACGATGCTGATTTCTACCAACTGCTTCTCAAAGAATTGCTCGATCAACGAATGgttgattcttcttctgcagCTGCCGGTGAAGCTGGTAAACCAATGCAATGGACAGCAGTGAAAGAAGCCAAGACTAGAAAGAATGTCGATACCAAGGCTAGCAAGGGcagaaaaatgaaattcaCAGTTCACGAGAAGTTGCAAAACTTCATGGCGCCGGAGGATAGAAATACATGGGAAGAGAGTGCGAGGGATAGATTTTTCGCAACTTTGTTGGGTAGAAAATTAGATTTGGGTGAGGGTGGTGATGAGGAGGACGTTAGCGACGATGAAGTGAACAATGAGGAGGCGGGTTTGATGTTGTTTAGATCTTGA